The Carassius gibelio isolate Cgi1373 ecotype wild population from Czech Republic chromosome B5, carGib1.2-hapl.c, whole genome shotgun sequence genome segment gactgtgtgtgtgtgcgtatatcaACAGCAAGTTGACTGATTTTTCTGTCTAACTCCCATTTGCTGGTTTTGATAGGCTCCCTGCCAGATTGCTTTGATCAAGCAGCTTTCCCTTCAGCACTAGCATCTCTCTTTCcttgtctctttcttttctttcatgtCCTGACAGACATCagcagcacaagcacttcgatTACAATGACAGACCCTCTATACAATCGCTCCATCTACTGTGCtctctttagtttttttaaagtaatagtgCTCacatatcaaaatgtttttttattttttatttttttataggacTTCCTGACAGATCTGATGATGTCGGAGGTGGATCGATGCGGGGAGAATGAGCACCTGATCTTCAGAGAGAACACGCTGGGCACTAAAGCTATCGAGGAGTACCTCAAACTGGTCGGACAGAAGTATCTCCAAGATGCACTGGGTAAGATCTTTTCTTCTGAAAATGTCTGTACTATTTGTTAAGTCTGAGTTGCCACCAAaataattatatgaaataaatatgtaCTGGTGTTCAGTCTGCAGACTTAAAATAGGAGACACTTTATCAGCGCAAACTTTCTGTCCTGCACAAACATTAGAAATATttccacattttattttgtgcttaGTTTCCTGTATTCATTTTCGATGAGATTAAACagctgtgaaaacacacacaaacaaaacaagcatTACACACACATCCGGCCACCATATTCACTTTTGGCTTACTCTGTGTCCTATAAGGTCTTGTGTTTATTAATACAGCTgtattttaggaataaaatgtgtAAATCGCTGGACTTGCAATTTATCTGCAGAACCGAAAAACATAAAACGTATATAAATATTGACTTTGGGGGAGTGTAGATGTGAATGTGAGCGAGTACACCAAAGAGAGTGAATCACTCTTTAGATTTGCTTTAAGAAGCCATTTGTTGGTGCTGAATAATGTATAGTTGTTTTTCTTAGATAAATGTGACTTGTGAAGtgctgctaaattattaaatggttCACTCATAAAGACTGACTAAGTCCCTCAGACTTCATAGCAAAAGAGCAACAGTAAAGAGAGTGGATTTCACCACATAAACACCATTAACATGTACGAGAGACTAACCTTTTGAACATTTCATCTACTTTTGTTAGTTCTACATCTACTCAAAAGCAACAGATAGAGTACTTGGAAAAATCTTTTCACAGTGTATTATTGTTCAGTTGTTTgactttaaaaacacatttcaattcATTTTCAGATTGGATCACGGGTTACCATTAAAAATGACGGCTTAAccaaacagaaaatttaaaaaataaggaTCTTTTGATTTTATGGTCATTAGGTTTTGATTGATGAAAAATGCTGTGAACGCAAGTTAAGTCCTTTGTTTTCTTGTTGAGTATTGAGGTAATCATGCTAATCATTAATATACACTTGAGTTTGTGTGTGGACTTTTGACTACTACAGCCTAACATACTGGTTATttgagtgatttttttattttttatttgtggccTTGAATGAGTTTTTAAACTTCTCTTGTTTTACATTGTATTAGGGGTAACAGCACACAAAGATGACGGTTCGACACGTACCTTGGTTTTGACGTCACGGTTCCGCTATAGTTTAGGTACAGCAGGGGAAAAAAACGGTTTGACAGTATACAGTATAActggttaaataaatgcagtcttggtgagcataagaaacttctttcaaaaacaataaaaaaatgtggcCACTGACTGTGTCTTTAGTCTCTAACAGGAAGATGAAGAACGAGGAGTCCACTTCCATTCTAGATCAGTTGGACGACCACCTGGTTTACGCTACACTAGTTTGTTTTTTCCCTGATGCTTTAATGCGCAACAGAACTGAGGGGGAATAAATCGACCAGTGCCTGTTCTGAGTCTCTGTGGAGAGGGATCTGGCTGTGCTGTTTGTTTGGGATCAACAAAAAGTTTGTTGAATATTCCCAGGACAACTTCTCTCATTAGTTCCGAGTCAGATAACTAAAGAACTTTCAGTGGTTGCCTCATAGTGGAAGGGGATCAGAATGGGGATGAGCTCTGGGGTGCCGATTTTCATTCTTGCTAATATGTGTGAGAtagtttgtttgaatgaaaaatggCAGGGGGTTGTACGGCAGGTTGCCTTGCTGACATTTAGGAATGCAAGCATTTCTGTGCGAGATACAGAATAATGTCAAGATTAATTGATGGATGGCCCCATTCTTTATTGATTTCTtgaaaaaaatgctgtttatgtTGAAACAACTAGACTTAACACGGGATGATTTAAAAAACACCAGtgtctttaatatattttttctttcgtCCACTACAGGTGAGTTTATAAAGGCTCTGTATGAGTCTGATGAGAACTGTGAGGTGGATCCATCCAAATGTTCATCTAGCGATCTAGCTGAACATCAGAGCAACCTCAGGATGTGCTGTGAGCTGGCTTTCTGCAAGATCATTGAGTCTTACCGGTAACTACACTGTGCCCTTCACAGCTGTCTGTTGATGTGAACCAGTGATGCATTTTATTGCTCAGATGTTTCAGAGCTGCTTATTTCAGTTATCAACTTTGTCTCCGGTGTTtctcttaaaataaaacaaagccatAATACaacgaaattagcacaacacaaacaGAAATAAGCCACAATACTGcagaaacaagctgcaacacaacaaaattagcataacacaatggaaaaaaagtcgcaacacaacggaaacaaacCACAACACAGCAAAATTAACCCAACACAACAAAATTGTGCGCAACACAAAggaaacaagacacaacacaacgaaatgaacacaacacaaacagaaacaaaccaCAACACATTTGAAATTAGCAAAACAATGGGTTGCACTTTAAATTACATTATGTTTActtgtacttatagtgtactttcAGTGTAATTatttaagaaagttctggtaataaaaGGTAAcaacatggggtagggttaggtttaggggtaggtttagggttagtatcTAGCTATTACAGTTAgatttactataataagtacatagtacatATAACAAGTCATAAAACAGCAAAACTAGAACAACACAACGCAAATAAGCCTCAAGACAAacaaattagcacaacacaatggaaacaagccacaacacaaaggAAACAAGTCATAACGCAACGAAATTAGCAAAACACAAACAGATGAAACAAGCCACAATACAAcagaaacaagctgcaacacaacaaaattagcacagcacaatggaaacaagtcaaaacacaacagaaacaagtctcaatacaacaaaaacaagccacaacacagtGAAATTAGCCCAACTCAACAAAATTAGCCCAACACAAGGGAAACAAAACACAGCACAACATAACTGGCACAACACAACATAAAAAGGCTGCAACACAACAGATACAAGTCACAACAGCGAAATAAGCACAAAACAATGGAaataagccacaacacaatggaaacatttcataaaacagcaaaattagaacaacacaatggaaacaaaccaaaacacagccaaattttcaattttagaagttaaataaaagtttaatcaATGAAATCTTATACTAAAGGTTATTTGAAAGTTTTTGCCCTCCTCAGAAGTTGTTTCCAAAAGGATAATAAATAgtttgtgaattttgtgaaaCTACTTACTAGTAGGAAATACTGTTCACACTTttatcagttatttttttaatttaaattcaatgtTCAACTCTCCACTCCTCAACAGTGTGTTTCCACGGGAACTTAAGGAGGTGTTTGCGTCATGGCGACAGGAATGTGGTAATCGGGGGCGACCAGATATCAGCGAGCGTCTTATCAGCGCCTCGTTGTTTTTGCGTTTTCTGTGTCCGGCCATCATGTCGCCTTCTCTCTTCAACTTGACGCAGGAGTACCCAGACGACCGCACTGCACGCACGCTCACTCTTATCGCCAAGGTTACACAGAACCTCGCAAACTTCACCAAGTAAGGATTTCATTTActcttgtgtgagtgtgtgtgtttgagcagagAAAGAGTGATTTCATGTTTCACAGTGGAGCTGACGAATGTGTTTCGAAATGCCTCAGTTTAATAACTTGTCATGTTGTTATGAGCACAAATACTGTTCATAGGAATGAAATGAAACTTATAGATCTAATTATGATTATAGAGTCATTAGCGTGGTTAATTGAGTTATTAAACACATCAACAAGTCATTCTTATTCTTGCTTTTTTGTCAGGTTTGGTAATAAGGAGGAGTACATGTCCTTCATGAATCAGTTCTTGGAGCAGGAGTGGACCAACATGCAGCGCTTCCTACtggagatctctaacccagagaCCATCTCAAATACTGCAGGCTTCGAGGGCTATATTGACCTGGGCCGTGAGCTCTCCACCTTGCACTCCCTTCTAGCTGAGGTGGTGTCCCAAATGGACCAGGTTAGTCTCTTGACTCTGCAGTTAGTTCCATTTGTATTTGTAGTGTACAGACATGCAGAAATCAACAATTGTTTTCTAATCAatattttggaagaaaaaaaaaactgaatatgttCTACAAgttctactatatatatatatatatatatatgtatatatatatatatacatatactatatatgtaataaaaacatgtatacttttaataattattagatttattttattttttaagaaaaacagagtaaaggggtcctattatgctattttacaaagtcttgattttgttttggggtgtaCCAGAACAactctcatactaggttgttcgaaaaacacattatttttcatgtattttacattattacaacacctctctcctcagtctggcatgaacggctcaaatagttcctgtatcaaatgaaggcccgccttctgaaatccGAAATGTGCTGTGATTTGTTAGCTGGGCCAGAGTGTGTTGTGACTGGCAACACTCGGCGCCTGGTGGGGAGATTTCATGCCCCTTACCATAGACGCCTGCGAGCTTCAGTGTTAATATTGCATGTATCAAATAATTTGAGCGCGAATTTAAACCTGGATGATTGTAACCGCTCTTAAGTTCGTCTGCCTTGGGAAAACTATGTGTCTCCAACATAATGATATCACTTGTTGCCATCTCAACCAGATCTCGTCCCATTGGTcggtatttgtgatatcacaaatcctggaaaatatgCGTTGTAGCCCAAATGAGTCAttcgttgtagtttttgaaaagggatttttgttaaataaaatatctccttttgaagtggactttgagcttggtaactttgcagatcttttttatgctcaaacagcatcattacagactaactaaagttgaaaaagtgaaaatcaTAATAGAACCCCTTTAAAATActgattgaaaatatatatatatttttttgccgtGATAATTTATTCACTGACGGTCAGACATTCAGATTTCTTCAGTGTAGTGTTTGCCTTAGGTGAACTCAGGATAGCATTGTGACAATGCAGTTCATCACTTTGATGCCACAGAAGGTTCTAAAGTTGTGCTCCAGTTCTCTGTTCTTTGAGTAGGTGGACTGATGTATTTGCCCAGATTTTCCACACTAAGAGAAAACTTCCAGTCATGCAAAATTTGTTTAAGCAGAGATGCATTTTTCCGCAGCCTGCCGGTACACCACAGACACTGCACTGCCTGCAACTATACAAACATTGATTGCTAATTAAATTTGTAAATCTGGAATATTCTTATAGCAGCACTTTGTTGAATTATTCAGATCACATTAGGTGGACATGCTCTGAAAGCTCATGTCCTCTCAGTGTTTGAGTTCTACATGAAAAGTCCTTTAGTCCCTGAGGCTGCCACATACTGATAGTGGTCAAGCACAGTTATAAGAACTTTAAATTGATGTCACTAATAATTTGTAGACATACATCCATGAACACGTTGTGATTATGAAACGTAATAATTTTCAAGCCAGAGATTCAGCCAACCAGAATATCACAGAATCAGCCAAttataaaaaatctaaacaagtCAAATTTGAATTTATCTAGGTCTTGCCTGTTCCATTATTAAATTCTTTTAGAAAAGATCAGAGAGTAAAAAGCTTATGTGCAGAAACTGTGTCTTCTGTTTATTAAGTTTTATCATAGAAATACTATACTTGAAtatattagattatataaattattatcttGATGCTCAAAAgttgaaaataattgtaaatgctTTTGAAGGAATTATCTTATGCCTCccaaagcttcatttatttgatcaaaaatacaataaaaaagtgaTCTTGtgagtttgtttttattcatttatttaattttatttaaagtaactgttttttattttaaatattttaaaatgtaatttattcctgtgatggcacagCTGAATTTCTCtaattttcaatgtaaaaaaaagcaTTCTTTGGTTTAGTCTTTGCTTTCatatttgaccaatttaatgcatgtattaattaaatattactgaTCCCAGTTTTGAAGTTTTAATCAACCGTGCATATGTGAACAAAAATATATGTCAATAATTAAGTTTCATTTTTAACAACTATTTCTTAAAATTCACTCTTGAAAATACTTTAAACAGGATGTTTGCAGTTCAGGCTTTTATAAATCAGTCGGCAGATACAGCTGTGAGTTATGGCTAAATAAATGTGGATTAATCTGCCTGGTGAGTCTATCGGTATATCACTAATATACTGTAGCATTTTAGGAGGtatttaggtttatttatttatttatttttcttacagtGCATTAAAGCTGTTCTATACATATTATCAGTATCCATGTTCATTGGGAGTCAAACCTGTGACCCATTGCTAGAGCCATGCTCTACCAGTTCACCTACAAGATGTAATTTCCACACGGTCATCGATGTTCTGTTGTCCTTATACCTCCGTTCTCAGGGTGGCTAGTCGGCAGTCCTGCATAAATATAAGAGATCTTTGGGGTATGTGTTAATTTTCAATGAAATCTTTCATTGATGTCCTCAGAGTGCTACCTCCAAGCTTGGCCCATTACCTAGAATACTGAGGGACGTACATGGAGCTTTAACAAACCCATCAAACGTACAGATGAGCATGCCTCCTGATCGTGTGCCGTCCCCTCCAGCCCCTGGATGCAGCATCTCCAGTGGATTACAAAAGATGGCCATCGACAGTGACCTACCAGGGTGAGCCACGAATCACATCCACCGCATCAACTGTGTTAAAATGTAACCAATCAAGATCGGGTATGTCCATAATTGTACACGGCTGTGCAAAAAGCATGCTGTAGATTTCATGATGAATAGGCATAGGCTTCAAGCTCAATGTTACTTCAGGCAGTGATACAAAGTTGTGAAGTACAGCTATATTGCTTACTTATATTCATCCTTATCTGTCACTTTCAGCCAAAAGACTGTCCTTGTTTCTGTTCTTTAGAGTGTGCCCTTACTTTATCCAGCAGACTGCTCTTTTAAAGAGAGCGGCTCATCTTTATCTGTCTAGCtagttctcacacacacacacacacacacacattgagggAAGGGGAAATAAATATGCTGGGGGATCAAAAGAGATGGAGGCTGCAAGGAGAAAGCATCGAGTGAAGCTTGTTGGTTGGTGTCTGGACGGAgattatgattaaataaattagCATCTTTTTCCAGatatacagacaataaacactgTCTGGATAGACGTAAAGACAGAAAGAGACGCATAATAACTTTGCATTCTCTCTGATGCTTTATACCTGTCTAGCATGGCATTTATGTATGTTTGAGAAAGACTTGTGGGTCATGAAAGATTTGTTTCTCAAACACTAACTCATGTATTATCAGAGTCTGGCATGTTTggtcacaatttattttaaggtacaaTTCTTGCtaataacaaaccattaactatgtcTTTTACCTCAATACACTCCTCATTTGCTGCTTATAAATAGTTAGTAAAGCAGATATTAAATTTAGGTATTGAGGTGGGATGTagtgatgtagaatatggtcgtgtagaataaatgttttaataagtgttaataaacagccagtatgttagtaataggcatgctaataagcaggtagttaatagtgagaattggtaccTGTACTAAAGTGTTTGCACATGTTTATAGATAATAGCTAGTCCATTCAAATCCTAGTGAGCCGCCTACAGTAGGTAGGCAGCATTTAAATACGTCAGGTGTAAACCTAATGCTGTTCCAATAGGTCAGCAGCAAAATTATGCTGACTTTTAAGATAACATCTTGGACGGCATCACATGGCATCCTTTGTGGATACGGCAATCTCAGAATGTGTTGCTATAGGCTAAGTATAAAATCCACAGACTAAGctcacaaaatgtacaaaataatgttAGTCATTAATACTTAAAtatagtcatttttatttgtgtgtgctgGGTATTTTGTGCTtgtaaaaaaggttaaaaaaaaatgttagcaacATACTAACCAGGGTTTGTTAACACATCTCAACTAACTAGTCAGTTTGGCAGGTTATGGTTCATAAATTATGTCCTCCTACCAGGAACTTCCAACATTagcaaaaagaaaatctaaacagAGTTGCACCTTGGATAATAGTATTTTAACCATTAAATGCACTTCTTGGGTCTTAAGCAACCCGGGACATCATTCATCACCCATTTTCTCAGGTTAATCATCAACTTTCTTAGTATTCCTCAGTCAGTTCattataaacaatacaaaaataaaaaataaataaaatatgaaataatgttgGTAGTGACCCAAGTTATGTGTAAGTATATTTTTCATTCGCAACAATAATTAGGCTACATATATTACAATTCATTAAGTGAAATTCACCTTTATTCCTCAAGGTAATACTGTTTGAGAGTAGACAAtgatgatgtgatgtgatattcCTCTCATAGCTTGAATGTCAAAATATGAATTTTGAAGTCATTGAAAATGATCTTTTTAAGAATATGGTTAAGATCACGGATATGAGCCAGATGCTGAATATACTAGGAAAATGTGCTCTGACGATGACAGTGAATCATCTGCTCATATTGAACCTTTCTAAGTTTCAAAAGGCAAATAAATGTACTATTATGGTATTCTTTGGTAACTGATATCAAAAAATATGGTAGTTTTATGCTATTGCAGCAGTTAGAGATCCATCTTTGTTGGAAATGTAGGTCCGGGTCACTTAAGacccaaatatttaataataatttgtgaaacatcaatgcatttaagggttaaatgtgtttcaaatgcataattttaaactACAAAATTAAAGAGCAAGATTTTGAACAGAGCTATTTGTGTACTGTTCTCCGATACCGTGCTTTACACTTTTCTCTTTCTGGTCTTTGTCCATATCTCTTCATTTTACTAGCCCAATGGACTTCACTCGCCTTCCTTCCCCCACCCCTGAAAACAAAGACCTCTTCTTCGTTACACGCTCTTCTGGCCTCCAGGGCTCCCCTGCCCGCAGCTCTAGCTACTCCGAGGCCAATGAACCAGAGCTGGGTCTGGCCAATGGAGGCAAGAGCCTGTCCATGGTAGACCTGCAGGAAGCGGCCAGGGCATTAGAACCTATCGCCATCCCGGTAGGGATCCCTTCAGAAGGTTTAGGTGAGGGTGCCATGGTTCCCTGGAATGCACGGACTCCCCAAGGCAATGCTGCCGGAGGCCCTACTCTTCACCGGCCAGGACAGACTCCCACTACCCCAGGAGCAGAAGGTGCCCCAGGCAGGCCTACACAGCTTTTGGCCCCACTATCATTTCAGAATCCAGTGTACCAGATGGCAGCAGGGTTGCCCGTGTCAGCTAGAGGGAATGCGAGTGGGGATTCTGGGTCGGAGTGTCACAGCTCCGTCAGTTCCCATAGCAACAACGAGGAGGGTCTTGGAGGAGGCAAACACACGTTCCTTACCCAGGGTGCTTCAGGGGGGGAGGAGTTTGGAAGGCGTTTGGGAGATTTCTCGAGACGCCAGCTATCGCTAACTGATGCGCAGCATGGAAACCAGCCTACGGTTCCAAGACAGAGCAGCGGTGGTCCTCAGCGGCGGATTGACCAGCCACCACCACCCACACAGACTGCACCCAGAGGACGAACTCCACCCAGCCTATTGAACTCCACCCCCTACCCACGGCCTCCTAATAACACTGTGATGTCATCATCACCCGACTGGCCTGGAAATGGTGCACGGCTTAGACAGCAGAGCTCCTCCTCTAAGGGGGACAGTCCAGAAACGAAGCATCGCGCACCACATAAACAGGTGCGTACATGTTTgtagtaggggtgggcgatatgaccaaGTTCTTTTCATGATATGAGTaactttatttcacaatatatttatttttgctttaaataaggtcTCTATGATGTCAAAAGTTTTTATACAATAGCAATTTCATAGCATTCTTGTCATAGTTcaagttacaaaagtgattttgtcaAGGCCGTTGAGCAATTTTCTCTCTTTTACTGTTTGATTAACAAGaatgtcactttaagagctgcccggaTCCAATATAAGGTTACACGTTTTCTTTTAAACATCTTATTAGGTTttcaagaaataaaaatcaactaTTCTTTTTTCATGACGGGATATTGCTGTTTATAATAAGCAATTTATCcatgcacatacatttttttagacTTCATGTGCTAAATAGCAAGTGATCCTATGAATTCCtgatggaaaaaaatacattcatgtgTACATCAAAACTAGGAGGAAAAGAAAATCTCAATTTCCGCTTCATGCAAATCTGTTTCAGGCAAATCTTTCTGCAGTCTGGATCATTTATCAAGTATCTTTATCTTAACCTAGTAATTTTAATATGTCTTGTGGCAAGTCTGAGTTATTGATTCTAATAAGAATCAGAGGGCTTACTGTAATCATCAACCCCCCGGTGACGGTTGCAACTGGCAGTCATTTTTCTCAAGGATTTGACAATGAAATGGACAGGAAGGGCATTTCCCATTTCCACAATGCATTGCTCTCTTTCTTGGGATTTGATTGATTGCTTGAAATGATTGATGGAAGTGTGTCTATGGAAACCACTTTTATTACATTGCAGAGCACCTCCAGGCTCTTTCTCTGCCTCTGAAAGTCAAATTTGTGGACTTCCTGTGAATACTGTAGTTGATTTTAGAATCAGTTACATTATACGTTCACTGAAAGATTAACCTCATTGGCAAATAGTTTTGtcctaaaatcaaaatgaaaccGAAATAGTGACAGGTCTTTTCTTTTATGTTGCCTAGTACATCAGAATGAAACCTGGATGAGTCTAATATTTAAACCAGAATGAgtcctgaaaaaaacaaaaaaaaaaaacaatgtagagCAGGAAAACGATTGTCAAATTGAAAGATTTAACATGCACGGATGAGTtcataataaaatcaataatatgcACTTAGAAAATatagagaattttcatttttatattgacTCTAagaataaatctaaattaaattaggTTTACACTTCAAACCTGCGCAACAATTAGAAAATGGTGTATGAAAAATAAGCCTAGTTTACTTTCTAAATAAAGGATGTTTCAACAtttttgttggaaaaaaaatgtagttcAGATCTAAATTGAAGATCTATTCACTGGAAATCTTAAATTTACttctgaagaaaatgtattttattttaattatgtttttaagtatttaatttggaaaacaaaatgctgatgaggatttttttttttttttcgttatagTTGAGGACCGTAATGTTAATTGTATGATGTCATAATAAACCATTTGgctgttatactgtatataaaaatacgCTCACGTGTCATACATGTTCTTTTTATTCAGCCTTATGTCATGCTAAATGTCATCATGTTGCCTGTTGAGAATGTCATGTCCCTGGCATgactgtgtgtctgagtgtgtatCTTGTTTCATCTTTGGTTTATTCATGCATAtgcgtttgtttgtgtgtgtgtcccataGGCCCCATCCCCTGTGAACCCCAGCGCACTGGACCGTACCGCTGCCTGGTTGATGAATGTGCCATATATAGAGCAAGAGTCTGAGACGGAGCTTTGCAGAGATGAGCACACACAAGCTGAAAAGGTAACTGACCACCCATACACCATAGCAGCAAAGATTACGACTCACGTAAACACTCTGGAAGGGAAATGAATCATCATCATGCACTAAGTTCACTCAGGAGAATTCTCTTGGTGTCAGCGATCCAACATTCAGCTCTGAGTTGGGTGCTTTTGCATGCAGACTTAAGAGTGAAATGTGTAGGTTTTATGAATTTACATTAACAAAGGATATTTATAAATGCCGTTAATGTTTGTTGTTAATTTATGAGActtttaactaatgttaacaaactgaACCTTACTATCAAAAGTTACCAGTAGTGTACAATTGGCACACCGTGCATGATGCCACAAATTGAATACATGTCACaggttattttttctttttttttaatggcaaatgTTGTCTCTTGCAGTATCAGGCGGAGATCAGTATGCTGCAGGAGCGACTGCGTGTGTCGGTCCACAGGCTGGAGGAATACGAGGCCCGGATCAAGGGACAGGAGGAACAGGCACAGAAGATGCTGCTAGAGTATCAGGCCCGACTGGACGAGTCCGAGGAGAGATTGAGACGGCAACAGGAAGACAAAGATCTGCAGATGAAGGGCATCATAAGCAGGTGGAGAATACTTGTATATGGTGATGAGTGATAAAATAAAGcagacagaaaagaaaaaaacaatcatatGTCAGTATAATAATGCCTATCTAGTTCACAAATTGGCCTGAATGGGTGAAACTGGTGGAAATGAATGACACAGTTCACCTTTTCAGAGAGTCCTTGAGTTagataaaaacatgaatttacattGAACAAACACAGAGAGGGCACTTTGCCTTCGAGGAGTCTACCACAAGCCTCTGATGCTGAGTGTCGTTTTGCTTTCAGCCGAAGACCGAGAGCTTTTAGAGGACTTTTAGTCTTCCTCAAGGCAGAACTTTCTGAGAGCTGCTTTCCTCCAGTTCTGATGTTTAGGGGCAGCTATTGATGGCCTGGAGCTCTAGATCAAAGACAGGATGTGAGGATGCTTGAAGGCTGGactgattgtgtgtttgtttcgTGATGATGCAGGTTGATGTCTGTGGAGGAAGAGCTGAAGAAGGATCATGCTGATATGCAGGCAGCGATTGACTCCAAACAGAAGATCATTGATGCGCAGGTATGTCTAGATATAGATATGTCAGTGGTGAAATATCTTGGGTATGTCAGTATAATAGCACTGAGTAGTTTTCTTCAAATATATCTCATCCTTCCTCTTTTCCCTGTTATTCCTGTCTCCCTTTACACTATTTTTGCATAATAAGAAAGGCCAAAAAAAGCATTTATGATGTattggcaaagctgattttccagcagtcattactccagtctcagtgtcacgtgatccctTTTATCGACCCCCACAATTAAAATGGCACCAACCAAGCCTAACATCAGTATTCCTGGCTGATCTCGGAAATCTAAGCAACACACCACACTTCCTAATACTACAACACAGTGTGATTTCAAGGAAAATGTATATGCATTTGTATGCTGTATATTTGCATCTCAGATTTCAAGAAAGCCGAGCGGTTTGTTTCCTCTCCTTTTCAT includes the following:
- the LOC127957628 gene encoding disabled homolog 2-interacting protein isoform X1, with the protein product MENPLFYSSNIPHHGWIQVSDMRGPAGHWMSCGHPCAERAVWNSKFCVVTDYQMLLLDKEEIHPLLLQEKKTDTCKSRQLRRTISVPVETQFPEFHCHLSVDNDSPPEKTGRRRSMPGSAPDKAPPTMEPTATAATPFRVTGFLSRRLKGSIKRTKSQPKLDRNSSFRHILPGFRPVDNDRSHLMPRLKESRSHESLLSPSSAVEALDLSMEEEVLIKPVHSSILGQDYCFEVSTSTGSKCFSCRSAAERDKWMENLRRAIHPNKDNSRRVENTLQLWIIEAKDLPAKKKYFCELCLDDGLYARTTCKLKTDNVFWGEHFEFNNLPMVQNITVHLYRDSDKKKKKDKNNYVGLVSIPAVNVTSRQLVEKWYPVSQPNPGKGKTAGPMVRIKARYQSMNILPMELYKEFAEYITNNYMLLCSMLEPVISVKNKEEMACALVHILQSTGKAKDFLTDLMMSEVDRCGENEHLIFRENTLGTKAIEEYLKLVGQKYLQDALGEFIKALYESDENCEVDPSKCSSSDLAEHQSNLRMCCELAFCKIIESYRVFPRELKEVFASWRQECGNRGRPDISERLISASLFLRFLCPAIMSPSLFNLTQEYPDDRTARTLTLIAKVTQNLANFTKFGNKEEYMSFMNQFLEQEWTNMQRFLLEISNPETISNTAGFEGYIDLGRELSTLHSLLAEVVSQMDQSATSKLGPLPRILRDVHGALTNPSNVQMSMPPDRVPSPPAPGCSISSGLQKMAIDSDLPGPMDFTRLPSPTPENKDLFFVTRSSGLQGSPARSSSYSEANEPELGLANGGKSLSMVDLQEAARALEPIAIPVGIPSEGLGEGAMVPWNARTPQGNAAGGPTLHRPGQTPTTPGAEGAPGRPTQLLAPLSFQNPVYQMAAGLPVSARGNASGDSGSECHSSVSSHSNNEEGLGGGKHTFLTQGASGGEEFGRRLGDFSRRQLSLTDAQHGNQPTVPRQSSGGPQRRIDQPPPPTQTAPRGRTPPSLLNSTPYPRPPNNTVMSSSPDWPGNGARLRQQSSSSKGDSPETKHRAPHKQAPSPVNPSALDRTAAWLMNVPYIEQESETELCRDEHTQAEKYQAEISMLQERLRVSVHRLEEYEARIKGQEEQAQKMLLEYQARLDESEERLRRQQEDKDLQMKGIISRLMSVEEELKKDHADMQAAIDSKQKIIDAQEKRIASLDAANARLMSALSQLKERYSMQTRNGISPTNPTKLQITENGEFRNSSNC